In Brachyspira hampsonii, the following are encoded in one genomic region:
- a CDS encoding MATE family efflux transporter, which translates to MSNEAILDNNNNLKSNELGNKPVGKLLFQLALPAIAAQIINVLYNVVDRMYIGHIPDIGAMALTGVGVTMPVIMAVSAFAYLISMGGAPRASIMMGRQDYNKAEEIVGNCAMTLIIISVTLTIILLLFSRPLLMIFGSSENTIIYALRYLRIYSIGTIFVQLALGLNAFITAQGKAKTSMFTVLIGALTNIILDPIFIFVFNMDVRGAALATIISQAISCIWILSFMTSNRSILKLKLKNLKISPRIILPCLALGFSPFIMQFTESILFVSFNTSLLRYGGDLAVGAMTILSSIMQFSFLPIMGLTQGAQPIISYNYGANNLNRVKSAFKILLISCISFSFLMWFISEFFPYVFVRIFTSDEELINYAVWALKIYMAASLIFGAQTACQQTFVALGNAKISAFLAILRKVILLIPLIFILPIFFENKVMAVLLAEPIADFLAVCTTVTLFTISFKKLLKNSSI; encoded by the coding sequence ATGAGTAATGAAGCAATATTAGATAATAATAATAATTTAAAATCAAATGAGCTTGGAAATAAGCCTGTAGGAAAATTGCTTTTTCAGCTGGCACTTCCAGCAATAGCAGCACAAATAATAAATGTACTTTATAATGTTGTAGACAGAATGTATATAGGACATATTCCTGATATTGGGGCAATGGCTTTAACGGGTGTAGGAGTTACAATGCCTGTTATAATGGCGGTGTCGGCATTTGCGTATCTTATCAGCATGGGAGGAGCTCCTCGTGCTTCTATTATGATGGGAAGGCAGGATTATAATAAAGCTGAAGAAATAGTTGGAAACTGTGCTATGACATTAATTATTATTTCAGTAACTTTAACTATAATATTGTTATTATTTTCAAGGCCTCTTCTTATGATTTTCGGATCAAGTGAAAACACTATTATATATGCATTAAGATATTTAAGAATATATTCAATAGGCACAATATTTGTTCAGTTGGCTTTAGGACTCAATGCCTTTATTACTGCTCAGGGGAAAGCAAAAACAAGTATGTTTACAGTTTTGATAGGAGCTTTAACCAATATAATATTGGATCCCATATTTATATTTGTATTTAATATGGATGTAAGAGGTGCAGCACTTGCCACTATTATATCGCAGGCTATATCATGTATATGGATACTTTCTTTTATGACTTCAAATAGAAGCATATTAAAATTGAAATTAAAAAATTTGAAAATATCTCCTAGGATAATACTTCCATGTTTAGCTTTAGGTTTTTCTCCGTTTATAATGCAGTTTACAGAAAGTATTTTATTTGTATCTTTTAATACATCACTTTTGAGGTATGGAGGAGATTTAGCTGTTGGTGCTATGACTATACTAAGCAGTATTATGCAGTTTTCTTTTCTTCCTATAATGGGACTTACTCAAGGAGCTCAGCCTATTATAAGTTATAATTACGGAGCAAATAATTTAAATAGGGTAAAATCTGCTTTTAAGATACTATTAATAAGCTGTATTTCTTTTTCTTTTTTAATGTGGTTTATATCCGAATTTTTTCCTTATGTTTTCGTAAGGATATTTACAAGTGATGAAGAATTAATAAATTATGCTGTTTGGGCTTTAAAAATATATATGGCAGCTTCATTGATATTCGGAGCACAAACTGCATGTCAGCAGACATTTGTTGCTTTAGGAAATGCTAAAATATCTGCATTCTTAGCTATATTAAGAAAGGTAATATTATTAATACCGCTTATATTTATATTACCAATATTTTTTGAAAATAAAGTAATGGCGGTACTGCTTGCAGAACCTATAGCTGATTTTTTAGCTGTTTGTACAACTGTAACATTGTTTACAATTTCTTTTAAAAAATTACTCAAAAATAGTTCTATATAG